Proteins from a single region of Serinus canaria isolate serCan28SL12 chromosome 28, serCan2020, whole genome shotgun sequence:
- the LOC127060913 gene encoding uncharacterized protein LOC127060913 isoform X1 — MWQLGVLIPLLGAGALQVTQEPGELQVTAGDTVTLECRVALEVAEGEALLRMEWLRDGGLGVLCVTRLIFGIPLPPFPCPRRAPGAQLAWHPPRATLSLPQVQRNDSGHYLCRVTLEIPRHDTATGNGTELRVTPAALGGHRTALRWALLGGLGSLGGTALLLGMALLVPRCCHRSPGAVHPDSAIYLNVGSPWARGPAKPPPPAPEISPYEREPRRARGPPLPPRP, encoded by the exons ATGTGGCAGCTCGGGGTCCTCATCCCCCTCCTTGGAG CGGGTGCCCTGCAGGTGACCCAGGAGCCGGGCGAGCTGCAGGTGACCGCGGGTGACACGGTGACCCTGGAGTGCCGGGTGGCCCTGGAGGTGGCCGAGGGCGAGGCCCTGCTGCGGATGGAGTGGCTGAGGGACGGGGGGCTCGGGGTGCTCTGTGTCACCCGCCTGATCTTCGGCATCCCCCTGCCCCCGTTCCCGTGTCCCCGCCGGGCCCCGGGGGCACAGCTGGCCTGGCACCCCCCCCGGGCCACCCTCAGCCTCCCGCAGGTGCAGAGGAACGACAGCGGGCACTACCTCTGCCGGGTGACCCTCGAGATCCCGCGGCACGACACCGCCACCGGCAACGGCACCGAGCTCCGCGTCACCCCCG CAGCTCTCGGAGGACATCGGACAG CGCTGCGCTGGGCACTCCTGGGGggcctgggcagcctggggggCACCGCCCTTCTCCTGGGGATGGCCCTGCTCGTCCCCCGCTGCTGTCACAGGAGCCCAG GCGCTGTGCACCCCGACTCGGCCATCTACCTGAACGTGGGGTCCCCCTGGGCGCGGGGCCCCGCGAagccgccgccccccgcgccgGAGATCAGCCCGTACGAGCGGGAGCCGCGGCGGGCACGGGGCCCGCCCCTGCCCCCCCGGCCCTGA
- the LOC127060913 gene encoding uncharacterized protein LOC127060913 isoform X2, with translation MWQLGVLIPLLGAGALQVTQEPGELQVTAGDTVTLECRVALEVAEGEALLRMEWLRDGGLGVLCVTRLIFGIPLPPFPCPRRAPGAQLAWHPPRATLSLPQVQRNDSGHYLCRVTLEIPRHDTATGNGTELRVTPALGGHRTALRWALLGGLGSLGGTALLLGMALLVPRCCHRSPGAVHPDSAIYLNVGSPWARGPAKPPPPAPEISPYEREPRRARGPPLPPRP, from the exons ATGTGGCAGCTCGGGGTCCTCATCCCCCTCCTTGGAG CGGGTGCCCTGCAGGTGACCCAGGAGCCGGGCGAGCTGCAGGTGACCGCGGGTGACACGGTGACCCTGGAGTGCCGGGTGGCCCTGGAGGTGGCCGAGGGCGAGGCCCTGCTGCGGATGGAGTGGCTGAGGGACGGGGGGCTCGGGGTGCTCTGTGTCACCCGCCTGATCTTCGGCATCCCCCTGCCCCCGTTCCCGTGTCCCCGCCGGGCCCCGGGGGCACAGCTGGCCTGGCACCCCCCCCGGGCCACCCTCAGCCTCCCGCAGGTGCAGAGGAACGACAGCGGGCACTACCTCTGCCGGGTGACCCTCGAGATCCCGCGGCACGACACCGCCACCGGCAACGGCACCGAGCTCCGCGTCACCCCCG CTCTCGGAGGACATCGGACAG CGCTGCGCTGGGCACTCCTGGGGggcctgggcagcctggggggCACCGCCCTTCTCCTGGGGATGGCCCTGCTCGTCCCCCGCTGCTGTCACAGGAGCCCAG GCGCTGTGCACCCCGACTCGGCCATCTACCTGAACGTGGGGTCCCCCTGGGCGCGGGGCCCCGCGAagccgccgccccccgcgccgGAGATCAGCCCGTACGAGCGGGAGCCGCGGCGGGCACGGGGCCCGCCCCTGCCCCCCCGGCCCTGA
- the SHD gene encoding SH2 domain-containing adapter protein D: MGRDGERGWEPRAAGNKGRESGDGEPGRAKGSGGSGAPGGELGSLGRGWGAAGDGGVTGRGGRGEGLGDKGTGWAGVGTGLGTPVSGCGSPKGPVRAPEDRRAAGGTVGVPSHPEPPPQGPGESEYSEPFEGEQDTAPEGGCDEEATGGWVPAAGEGRRVRPRRGPQLYDTPSEEWDTAGDSPGGPPARESRLPRDDERPADEYDQPWEWKKDHISRAFAVQFESPERSPSLSRPLPRSPRAPGGPRPACPPSPRHVDTSLPLEKQAWYHGPIGRAGAETLLALCREGSFLVRDCETSPEDYSLSLRSSQGFVHVKLTRTREQHFTLGRAGAAFPSVPAAVGHYTARALPVRGARHLSLLYPVAVQPL, encoded by the exons atggggagagatGGGGAACGGGGGTGGGAACCGAGAGCGGCCGGGAATAAGGGCCGGGAGAGCGGGGACGGGGAACCGGGGAGAGCCAAGGGGTCGGGGGGCAGTGGGGCACCCGGGGGGGAGCTGGGGTcactggggaggggctggggggcgGCTGGCGACGGGGGAGTCactgggagagggggaaggggagaggggctgggggacaaAGGGACCGGGTGGGCGGGAGTGGGGacggggctggggacacccgTGTCGGGGTGTGGGAGCCCGAAGGGTCCCGTGAGAGCACCCGAGGACCGGAGGGCTGCGGGGGGGACCGTGGGGGTCCCGTCCCACCCGGAGCCCCCCCCCCAGGGCCCAGGTGAGAGCGAGTACTCGGAGCCCTTCGAGGGGGAGCAGGACACGGCGCCCGAGGGCGGCTGCGACGAGGAGGCCACAGGTGGGTG GGTGCCCGCGGCAGGCGAGGGCCGGCGGGTGCGGCCGCGCCGGGGTCCCCAGCTCTACGACACCCCCTCCGAGGAGTGGGACACGGCCGGGGACAGCCCGGGGGGGCCCCCGGCCCGCGAGAGCCGCCTCCCCCGCGACGACGAGCGCCCGGCAGACGAGTACGACCAGCCCTGGGAGTGGAAGAAGGATCACATCTCACGGGCGTTCGCAG TGCAGTTTGAGAGCCCCGAGCGCTCGCCCAGCCTGTCCCGGCCGCTGCCGCGCTCCCCCCGCGCCCCCGGCGGCCCCCGGCCCGcctgcccccccagccccaggcacgTGGACACCTCGCTGCCCCTGGAGAAGCAGGC ctggtaCCACGGCCCCATCGGGCGGGCGGGCGCCGAGACGCTGCTGGCGCTGTGCCGCGAGGGCAGCTTCCTGGTGCGGGACTGCGAGACCAGCCCCGAGGACTACTCACTGTCCCTCAG gagcagccagggttTCGTGCACGTGAAGCTGACGCGGACCCGGGAGCAGCACTTCAcgctgggccgggccggggccgcctTCCCCTCGGTACCGGCGGCCGTGGGGCACTACACGGCGCGGGCGCTGCCCGTGCGCGGTGCCCGCCACCTGTCCCTGCTCTACCCCGTGGCCGTGCAGCCCCTGTGA
- the YJU2 gene encoding splicing factor YJU2, with amino-acid sequence MSERKVLNKYYPPDFDPAKIPKLKLPKDRQYVVRLMAPFNMRCKTCGEYIYKGKKFNARKETVQNEAYLGLPIFRFYIKCTRCLAEITFKTDPENTDYTMEHGATRNFQAEKLLEEEEKRMQKEREEEELNNPMKVLENRTKDSKLEMEVLENLQELKELNQRQANVDFEAMLKQYKELEEEQRRKEQEEDEQEMKAMLEQAQNRRLLVDSDSDEEPAKARPNPTAQTKPTDILQEDPQPQSKRPRMESWERSVGKLSTKAQLAGLVARRKEKPDPALGNGMETRGTTASTGSLPAAAAATSSLGLLGAYSDSEDSASD; translated from the exons ATGTCGGAACGGAAAGTGCTGAAC aaATATTACCCCCCGGACTTCGATCCGGCCAAGATCCCGAAGCTGAAGCTGCCGAAGGACCGGCAGTACGTGGTGAGGCTCATGGCCCCCTTCAACATGAG gtgcaAGACGTGTGGGGAGTACATCTACAAGGGCAAGAAGTTCAACGCCCGCAAGGAGACGGTGCAGAACGAGGCCTACCTGGGGCTGCCCATCTTCCGCTTCTACATCAAGTGCACACGCTGCCTGGCTGAGATCACCTTCAAG ACAGACCCTGAGAACACAGATTACACCATGGAGCACGGAGCCACCAGGAACTTCCAGGCAGAGAagctcctggaggaggaggagaagaggatgcagaaggagagggaagaggaggagctcAACAATCCCATGAAG GTCCTGGAGAACCGGACCAAGGACTCCAAGCTGGAGATGGAGGTCCTGGAgaacctgcaggagctgaaggagctcAACCAGCGCCAGGCCAACGTGGATTTTGAGGCCATGCTGAAGCAGtacaaggagctggaggaggagcagaggcgcaaggagcaggaggaggatgagcAGGAGATGAA ggccatgctggagcaggccCAGAACCGGCGGCTCCTGGTGGATTCCGACTCTGACGAGGAACCGGCCAAAGCCCGCCCCAACCCCACGGCCCAGACCAAACCCACGGACATCCTGCAGGAG gacccccagccccagagcaagAGGCCGAGGATGGAGAGCTGGGAGCGCAGCGTGGGCAAGCTCAGCACCAAGgcccagctggcagggctggtggcccGCAGGAAGGAGAAGCCAGATCCTGCCCTGGGAAACGGGATGGAAACCAGAGGCACCACGGCCAGCACTG gctcccttccagcagcagcagcagccacgtCCTCGCTGGGTTTGTTGGGAGCCTACTCGGACAGCGAGGACAGCGCCAGCGACTGA